The segment CTTTCCGGAATGGCTCACGAAGCATTTACAATCGATACTTTTAAAGCGTTAGCGGAGAAAGCTTTCGAAGAAAACAATAAACGAAATCTCCCTGGAAAGGAACTGCGAAGCAGGGAATTAGAACTTTTGTTCAGGGATCTAAAACGTGCGTCTTCCGTTCCAAGTTCTTGGGTAGAAAAGTTTGCAAAGCTAACTAGCCAAGCGCATTCGGTTTGGACCGAAGCAAGGAAAAAAAATGATTCAACGGCTTTTATTCAAATACTCCAAGAGTTACTGGATTTAACTCTTCAAAAAACGGATTATCTCGGTTATGAAACCGAAGCTTACGATTCCTTATTGGAGGATTACGAAGCAGGTGCAAGGGCCGAATCGTTAGACAGTCTGTTTGAAAGTCTTCGTAAATCTCTCGTTCCTCTCGTTAGTAAATCTAGAGACGTAAGTTCTCCGTTTAAAGGAAGATTTCCTGTTTCCTTGCAGAAACCTTTTAACGAACGATTGCCTGAACTACTCGGTTTACCGAAAAATATTTCCCGATTGGATGCAAGCGCTCATCCATTTTCCACCTCGCTGGGCTCCTTTGATAAACGAATAACGACAAGATATGACGAAGACGATCCCCTTTCCTCGGTATATTCTGTCCTACATGAAACAGGACATGCGCTTTATGAAACGGGAATTTCGTTAATAGAAGGCGCTTATTCTCCATTAAAGGATTCCGCTTCACTCGGACTCCACGAATCGCAAAGTAGACTCTGGGAAAACCAAGTAGGGCGATCTAGGGAGTTTTGGGAGGCAGTATATCCTAGGTTTGTCGGCGGCTTGAATATTTCCGAAAGAGATCTTCCTTTCGCTATGTTGTATAAATTCGTGAATAGAGCAAAGCCTTCGCTTATCCGGGTAGAAGCGGATCAAGTCACCTATAATCTGCATATAATCCTTCGATTTCGATTAGAGCGGGCGCTATTACGAAAGGAACTGAAGCTCCAAGATCTATCGGAAGCTTGGAATGCCGGAATGAAGGAATTACTCGGAATTGAAGTACCAAATGACAGCCAAGGTTATCTTCAAGACGTCCATTGGAGTAGCGGCGCTTTTGGATACTTCCCTACCTATACATTAGGA is part of the Leptospira broomii serovar Hurstbridge str. 5399 genome and harbors:
- a CDS encoding carboxypeptidase M32, which translates into the protein MWEIELGNWEKDLPGFWKYRKEFERISHLRNILSVLHWDMEVTLPEAGQEERAEQIGLLSGMAHEAFTIDTFKALAEKAFEENNKRNLPGKELRSRELELLFRDLKRASSVPSSWVEKFAKLTSQAHSVWTEARKKNDSTAFIQILQELLDLTLQKTDYLGYETEAYDSLLEDYEAGARAESLDSLFESLRKSLVPLVSKSRDVSSPFKGRFPVSLQKPFNERLPELLGLPKNISRLDASAHPFSTSLGSFDKRITTRYDEDDPLSSVYSVLHETGHALYETGISLIEGAYSPLKDSASLGLHESQSRLWENQVGRSREFWEAVYPRFVGGLNISERDLPFAMLYKFVNRAKPSLIRVEADQVTYNLHIILRFRLERALLRKELKLQDLSEAWNAGMKELLGIEVPNDSQGYLQDVHWSSGAFGYFPTYTLGNIYAAQLYSCFLSKHPNFPNELRGGKTATLLRWLRENVHQKGRKFQADEIVSQATGEGPNAKYLIDYLSSKIEEQE